The nucleotide sequence TCCTCCTTGAGCACCTGCACCAGCTCGGGCGGAGCGAAATACTGCAGGAACCTGAACGCCACGCTTCGCTCTGGGTCGCCGGGGTCGGAAAGCCGGATGCGGGCCGGGTCATCGGGCATGGCGCGGATTTTCTCCCAGATGCTCTTTTCATCCTCTAAAAGCCCGATGGTGTTGCCCACGCTTTTGGACATCTTGGCCTTGCCGTCGATGCCGGGCACGCGGGGGGCGTTGGGGTTCAGGTAAATTTGCGGCTCCGGGAAGGTTTCGCCGTACTCCAGGTTCCAGCGCCGGGCGATCTCGCGGGTAAGCTCCAGATGCTGGGTCTGGTCGTCCCCCACCGGCACGGTATCGGCCTTGTAGAGGAGGATATCCGCAGCCATCAGCACCGGGTACATGAGAAGGCCAGCGGGCACCGACTCGAGCCGGGCCGCCTTGTCCTTGAACTGGGTCATGCGGGTCAGGTCGCCGTAGGGGGTCTGGGTGGTGAAGATCCAGGCCAGCTCGGTATGCTCGGGCACGTGGGACTGCACGAACAGAATGACCTTGTTGGGGTCCAGGCCCGCGGCGATGTTCACCAAAGCGGCCTCGAAGGTGCGCTGGGCCAGGAGGTCCTTGTCGTAGGCCGCGGGGTTGGTGGGGGCGTGGTAGTCCACAATGCAGTAGATGGCGTCCTGCCCCAGCTTCTCCCCCAGGGCGATGTAGTTGACCATGGCGCCCAGGTAGTTGCCGATGTGCAGGTCGCCGGTGGGCTGAAAGCCGGAAAAAACACGCTTCACGCCGGATAGGATAGCACCGCCTTCCCCCAAAACCAAAACCGGGGGCCGGGCCGTATGCTAGCATAGGCCGAGCATGAGCCTGGAGGCCTTCTCCGACGAAGCCCTGCTGGCCCTGGCGGCCCGGGGGGAGGAGGCCGCGCTAAAGGAGCTCTTTCGGCGCTACGCGGGGGCCTTTTTGGGCCTAGCCCGCCGCATGGGGCTGGACGCGGCCAGCCGGGAGGATGTGGTGCAGGAGGCTTTCAGCAAAATCTGGCAAAAGGCCCGGGAGTTCGACCCGCG is from Meiothermus sp. QL-1 and encodes:
- the trpS gene encoding tryptophan--tRNA ligase — protein: MKRVFSGFQPTGDLHIGNYLGAMVNYIALGEKLGQDAIYCIVDYHAPTNPAAYDKDLLAQRTFEAALVNIAAGLDPNKVILFVQSHVPEHTELAWIFTTQTPYGDLTRMTQFKDKAARLESVPAGLLMYPVLMAADILLYKADTVPVGDDQTQHLELTREIARRWNLEYGETFPEPQIYLNPNAPRVPGIDGKAKMSKSVGNTIGLLEDEKSIWEKIRAMPDDPARIRLSDPGDPERSVAFRFLQYFAPPELVQVLKEEYRRRGIGTLVVKQLLMQEMMKTLRPIRERAEELRARPQVVLDALESGAARARRIAQATMEEVREKFGLLHPKGRRLVLSP